One Cellulomonas soli DNA window includes the following coding sequences:
- a CDS encoding substrate-binding domain-containing protein — protein sequence MTRRSHLPALLATGVAGLLALTACSSGAAADGASTASSAADGDSVSISLVRQLGSGDYFEQWLAGAQAQADELGVDLQVSNADGDDNQQSLDLESAVNQAPDAIIVDHGFADTIGDGVTAALDAGIPVVAFDAEVEDERAVTVSQSDHELAQASLDQLLEDTGGTAQVLYAYVAGYAPLDRRNETWEDVKAANPGLEQVAQIGVVSDSTASAVADQAKAALQANPGVTAIFAPYDEFAKGATLAVQELGLEGTVKIYGADISTADIEVLTAENSPWVATAATDPANVGAVTVRAAYLAATGGDVPASIEVTPTLILADELRDAGVTTIADLAAVFPGLTTDDLVPVP from the coding sequence GTGACCAGGCGCAGCCACCTCCCAGCCCTCCTCGCCACCGGCGTCGCCGGCCTCCTCGCGCTGACCGCCTGCTCGAGCGGCGCGGCCGCGGACGGCGCGTCCACCGCATCCTCGGCAGCCGACGGCGACTCCGTCTCGATCTCGCTGGTGCGCCAGCTCGGCTCGGGCGACTACTTCGAGCAGTGGCTCGCCGGGGCCCAGGCCCAGGCCGACGAGCTCGGGGTCGACCTGCAGGTCTCGAACGCCGACGGCGACGACAACCAGCAGTCGCTCGACCTGGAGTCGGCGGTCAACCAGGCGCCCGACGCGATCATCGTCGACCACGGGTTCGCCGACACGATCGGCGACGGCGTCACCGCAGCGCTCGACGCCGGCATCCCCGTCGTGGCGTTCGACGCCGAGGTCGAGGACGAGCGTGCCGTGACCGTCTCGCAGTCGGACCACGAGCTGGCCCAGGCCTCCCTCGACCAGCTCCTCGAGGACACCGGCGGCACCGCGCAGGTCCTGTACGCGTACGTCGCCGGCTACGCCCCGCTGGACCGGCGCAACGAGACCTGGGAGGACGTCAAGGCCGCCAACCCCGGCCTCGAGCAGGTCGCCCAGATCGGCGTGGTCAGCGACTCCACCGCCTCGGCCGTCGCCGACCAGGCGAAGGCGGCGCTGCAGGCCAACCCCGGCGTGACGGCGATCTTCGCGCCGTACGACGAGTTCGCCAAGGGGGCCACGCTCGCCGTCCAGGAGCTCGGGCTCGAGGGCACCGTGAAGATCTACGGCGCCGACATCTCCACCGCCGACATCGAGGTGCTCACGGCCGAGAACAGCCCGTGGGTGGCCACCGCGGCGACCGACCCGGCGAACGTCGGTGCGGTCACCGTCCGTGCGGCCTACCTCGCGGCGACCGGCGGTGACGTGCCGGCCTCGATCGAGGTCACGCCGACGCTCATCCTCGCCGACGAGCTGCGCGACGCCGGTGTGACCACGATCGCCGACCTGGCCGCGGTCTTCCCGGGCCTGACCACGGACGACCTGGTTCCGGTTCCCTGA
- a CDS encoding sugar ABC transporter ATP-binding protein, whose product MTDRTTAPGARAATPVLSVRRLVKHYGATAALAGVDLEVHAGEVVGLIGANGAGKSTLIKVLAGAEQPTSGALLVDGVPVRLHGPIDAVAQGVATVHQDVDAALVPTLTVAENLVLADLARPGGGVRASRRAIRARAARLVPDGFPIDLDARVEDLSTSAKQQVLLARALAAAPRVLVLDEPTAALSVLEQQRLLADVRRLAAAGTAVVFISHHLAEVTEVSDRVVALREGEVVGTFTAPFDGAELVRAILGDLASAARTSRAAASDGVPFAGEGAAGGRTPVLSARGVRAWPGARPVDLVVHRGEVLGLTGLLGAGKTELLEQLVGARPLLAGDLEVEGRTYRPRHPADAVAAGLGFVPEDRVRAAEIPDWDVTRTVTLPDLRRVRRRGLLDSLAERAQARAVIDALAVVCSGPRALMSSLSGGNRQKVVVGRWIAAGARLLVLDEPFRGVDLGARADIAALLRSGEVQAAIVASSDPEEVLEVADRVLVLAGGTVVGEVRPGEVDADGLAALLAGATGDRRPADRLSATGSPDDRSSDETGPTPHDVAAPPSREPEGASR is encoded by the coding sequence ATGACCGACCGCACCACCGCACCGGGAGCACGGGCCGCGACGCCCGTGCTCTCGGTGCGTCGTCTCGTCAAGCACTACGGCGCCACGGCCGCGCTGGCCGGCGTCGACCTCGAGGTGCACGCGGGCGAGGTGGTCGGGCTCATCGGGGCCAACGGTGCGGGCAAGTCCACGCTCATCAAGGTGCTGGCCGGTGCCGAGCAGCCCACGTCCGGCGCGCTCCTCGTCGACGGCGTGCCCGTGCGGCTGCACGGCCCGATCGACGCGGTCGCCCAGGGTGTCGCGACCGTCCACCAGGACGTCGACGCGGCCCTCGTGCCGACCCTCACGGTCGCCGAGAACCTCGTGCTCGCCGACCTGGCCCGGCCCGGTGGCGGCGTGCGCGCGTCGCGGCGGGCGATCCGGGCCCGTGCGGCGCGGCTCGTGCCGGACGGCTTCCCCATCGACCTCGACGCGCGTGTCGAGGACCTGAGCACCTCGGCGAAGCAGCAGGTCCTCCTCGCCCGCGCGCTCGCCGCGGCCCCCCGGGTGCTCGTCCTCGACGAGCCGACGGCCGCCCTGTCCGTGCTCGAGCAGCAGCGTCTGCTCGCCGACGTGCGACGTCTGGCGGCGGCCGGCACGGCGGTGGTCTTCATCTCGCACCACCTGGCGGAGGTGACCGAGGTGAGCGACCGGGTCGTCGCGCTGCGCGAGGGCGAGGTCGTCGGCACGTTCACCGCCCCCTTCGACGGGGCGGAGCTGGTGCGGGCGATCCTCGGCGACCTGGCGAGCGCCGCTCGGACCTCTCGCGCCGCAGCCTCCGACGGCGTGCCCTTCGCGGGCGAGGGGGCCGCCGGCGGCCGGACTCCGGTGCTCTCCGCGCGCGGCGTGCGCGCGTGGCCCGGTGCGCGACCGGTCGACCTGGTCGTGCACCGCGGCGAGGTGCTCGGACTGACCGGACTGCTGGGAGCGGGCAAGACCGAGCTGCTCGAGCAGCTCGTCGGCGCCCGCCCCCTGCTCGCCGGAGACCTCGAGGTGGAGGGCCGGACGTACCGGCCGCGGCACCCCGCCGACGCGGTCGCTGCCGGCCTCGGCTTCGTCCCGGAGGACCGGGTGCGTGCGGCCGAGATCCCCGACTGGGACGTGACGCGCACCGTCACCCTGCCCGACCTGCGGCGGGTACGCCGCCGCGGGCTGCTCGACTCCCTGGCCGAGCGCGCGCAGGCCCGCGCGGTCATCGACGCGCTCGCCGTGGTGTGCTCCGGACCCCGTGCGCTGATGAGCTCGCTGTCGGGCGGCAACCGGCAGAAGGTCGTCGTCGGCCGCTGGATCGCCGCCGGCGCGCGGCTGCTGGTGCTCGACGAGCCGTTCCGCGGCGTCGACCTGGGTGCCCGGGCGGACATCGCCGCGCTGCTGCGCAGCGGTGAGGTCCAGGCGGCGATCGTCGCGTCCTCCGACCCCGAGGAGGTCCTCGAGGTCGCCGACCGGGTGCTCGTGCTCGCCGGTGGCACGGTGGTCGGCGAGGTCCGCCCGGGCGAGGTCGACGCCGACGGTCTGGCCGCCCTCCTCGCCGGGGCGACCGGCGACCGTCGCCCTGCCGACCGTCTCTCTGCCACCGGTTCCCCCGACGACCGCTCGTCCGACGAGACCGGTCCGACCCCGCACGACGTCGCGGCACCCCCGAGCCGCGAGCCCGAAGGAGCTTCCCGATGA
- a CDS encoding ABC transporter permease: MSTGTLSPVEALAPPAAAPEPRRARALGVARDLVYRYGLLVLLAVLVVWFSTATPEFATVRNVLIILQSVAITAVVALGVTVSLVAGGFDLSAGATVSLTVMVSAAAQVYFGLPAWVAVLAGLSCGVLVGLVNAALVVLGRVPDLVATLGTMFVVQGLALVLTSGQSVSAGATFRGEPTTGRISESFLWLGRGDVLGIPAPVVIVTVVSVGVAVLLTRTRAGRLLEAVGGNPEASRLAGVRVGRYRALAYVVSGFLASVGGVLLTARLGRGDVGAGSPYLLETVAAALIGYAVLGANRPHALGTIVGALFVGVVINGLTMQNAPYYAQDLIKGALLVGAVLLSFSSLFRRTGGSR; the protein is encoded by the coding sequence ATGAGCACCGGAACCCTCTCCCCGGTCGAGGCCCTCGCGCCCCCGGCCGCCGCACCCGAACCGAGGCGTGCCCGTGCGCTCGGCGTGGCACGCGACCTCGTCTACCGGTACGGGCTGCTCGTGCTGCTGGCCGTCCTCGTGGTGTGGTTCTCCACCGCCACGCCCGAGTTCGCCACCGTGCGGAACGTGCTGATCATCCTGCAGTCGGTGGCCATCACGGCCGTCGTCGCGCTCGGGGTCACCGTCTCGCTGGTGGCCGGCGGGTTCGACCTGTCGGCCGGCGCGACCGTGAGCCTGACCGTCATGGTCTCCGCGGCGGCGCAGGTCTACTTCGGGCTGCCGGCCTGGGTGGCCGTGCTGGCCGGGCTGTCCTGCGGCGTCCTCGTCGGGCTGGTGAACGCCGCGCTCGTGGTGCTCGGGCGGGTGCCCGACCTGGTGGCCACGCTCGGCACGATGTTCGTCGTCCAGGGGCTCGCGCTCGTGCTCACCTCCGGGCAGTCGGTGTCCGCGGGGGCGACGTTCCGCGGCGAGCCGACGACCGGGCGGATCAGCGAGTCGTTCCTGTGGCTCGGTCGCGGCGACGTGCTCGGCATCCCGGCCCCGGTCGTGATCGTCACGGTCGTCTCGGTGGGCGTCGCGGTGCTGCTCACCCGCACCCGTGCGGGCCGTCTGCTCGAGGCCGTCGGCGGCAACCCCGAGGCGTCCCGGCTCGCCGGCGTCCGGGTGGGCCGCTACCGCGCGCTGGCCTACGTGGTCTCCGGGTTCCTCGCCTCGGTCGGCGGCGTGCTGCTCACCGCCCGGCTCGGCCGCGGCGACGTCGGTGCCGGCTCGCCCTACCTGCTCGAGACGGTGGCCGCCGCGCTCATCGGGTACGCGGTGCTGGGCGCCAACCGCCCGCACGCGCTCGGCACGATCGTCGGGGCGCTGTTCGTCGGGGTCGTCATCAACGGCCTGACCATGCAGAACGCTCCCTACTACGCGCAGGACCTCATCAAGGGCGCCCTGCTCGTGGGCGCCGTGCTGCTCTCGTTCTCGTCCCTGTTCCGCCGCACGGGAGGCTCCCGATGA
- the mtnK gene encoding S-methyl-5-thioribose kinase → MSAEVLDVTTVPAYLATRPGVSDLIDLSTATVQEVGDGNLNLVFVVRDAQGRSLVVKQSLPYVRMVGESWPLSQDRILAEGRGYVAAQSLSPELTPAFHGLDAERRVLVLEDLSSWTVWRRSLNDGVIDPGAGAAVGTYAARIAFGTSVLGRRAEDVQEAAAGAANPELCRITEDLVFTEPFIDHEQNAWDDELTADVLALRDPALLDEVAALKFRFLTAGQALIHGDLHSGSVFVPGAPQRAQGAPAAKVFDIEFAFYGPVGFDLGTSLANHLFAHVRAEVLDRPADFRTWVAGLPAETWDAFVAEIGRLWPQRADASWTDGFRDAWIDAVWQDAVGFAGLEAIRRVVGLAKVSDLQTLGTDERVRAARAVLRTARGWITDRTRITGPGELLPSGLVGSVDAEHGPDADALRTQAVGARA, encoded by the coding sequence ATGAGCGCCGAGGTGCTCGACGTCACCACCGTCCCCGCCTACCTGGCCACCCGTCCCGGGGTGAGCGACCTGATCGACCTGTCGACCGCGACGGTGCAGGAGGTGGGCGACGGGAACCTCAACCTGGTCTTCGTGGTGCGCGACGCGCAGGGGCGCTCGCTCGTCGTCAAGCAGTCGTTGCCGTACGTGCGGATGGTCGGCGAGTCGTGGCCGCTGAGCCAGGACCGCATCCTGGCCGAGGGGCGTGGGTACGTCGCGGCGCAGTCGCTCAGCCCCGAGCTGACGCCTGCGTTCCACGGCCTGGACGCCGAGCGGCGCGTGCTCGTGCTCGAGGACCTTTCCTCCTGGACCGTCTGGCGCCGGTCCCTGAACGACGGCGTGATCGACCCGGGGGCGGGCGCTGCGGTCGGCACGTACGCCGCGCGCATCGCGTTCGGCACCTCGGTGCTCGGCCGGCGCGCCGAGGACGTGCAGGAGGCCGCCGCCGGTGCGGCCAACCCGGAGCTGTGCCGGATCACCGAGGACCTGGTCTTCACCGAGCCGTTCATCGACCACGAGCAGAACGCGTGGGACGACGAGCTGACCGCCGACGTGCTCGCGCTGCGCGACCCCGCCCTGCTCGACGAGGTCGCGGCGCTCAAGTTCCGGTTCCTCACGGCGGGCCAGGCGCTCATCCACGGCGACCTGCACAGCGGGTCCGTGTTCGTGCCGGGTGCGCCGCAGCGCGCGCAGGGCGCACCGGCGGCCAAGGTCTTCGACATCGAGTTCGCCTTCTACGGCCCGGTCGGGTTCGACCTGGGGACGAGCCTGGCGAACCACCTGTTCGCGCACGTGCGCGCCGAGGTGCTCGATCGGCCCGCGGACTTCCGCACCTGGGTCGCGGGGCTGCCCGCCGAGACGTGGGACGCGTTCGTCGCCGAGATCGGCCGGCTGTGGCCGCAGCGGGCGGACGCCTCCTGGACGGACGGCTTCCGGGACGCGTGGATCGACGCCGTGTGGCAGGACGCGGTCGGCTTCGCCGGCCTCGAGGCGATCCGTCGGGTCGTGGGGCTGGCCAAGGTCTCCGACCTGCAGACGTTGGGCACCGACGAGCGCGTGCGAGCCGCCCGGGCGGTGCTGCGTACCGCGCGGGGCTGGATCACCGACCGGACGAGGATCACCGGGCCGGGCGAGCTGCTGCCGTCCGGTCTCGTCGGGTCCGTCGACGCCGAGCACGGCCCGGACGCGGACGCGCTGCGCACGCAGGCCGTGGGCGCGCGAGCATGA